The sequence below is a genomic window from Fuerstiella sp..
GACGGTTACCTGGCTGTTTGGCTTTAGCGGGATGCAGTGCTGCCGGAACGCCTGCCATTACCTGATGACCGGTGTTTTGCCAGTTGCCGCGGTACTGCAGGTGAGTCTCACGTCGCCTGTCGATAATTTCTCTGAGTACAGGAACCGTTGTTACGGGGTTCATGCTGTTCAGCTCGGCAATCGTCTGATCCAGCTGCTGTCGTGGCTCCTGCAGTTCAGGGGCAATGTGCTCACGGTAATACTGTGCAAGTCTGGCTGAATCTTTCGGACTGCGCCGGTCGGCTGTCAGATCCGTCAATGAGACAATCTCTGACGGCAAACGACTTTGCTGAACCGTGTTGGTATCTGCTGTCGCCGCAATCCGAAAATGACCCAGCAGATGATCCACATTCGAGGAATTCTGATCGATGATGACCTCCAGTGTCGAAGGTTCTTCCAGACTCACCGCGGCTTCGGGCAGCAGAACCAGCTGATGTGGGTCCAGCGTCCGGCCGCCAACTGACCAGCCGTCATCTCTTCCCGTTTTTCCGGTCAGGGCATCCGACGGCTCAAATTTTTCCTGGTGATAGTCAGCAAATGCTTCACTGAGATGAACATCGCGTTCCTGGTTGATCGGAAATTTTTGTGACGGATCCGGAGGCTCCGACACGGCGGTCTGCCAGACCAGTCTGCGTTCTGCATCGAGCAGTTCAATTCGATAGTCGCGGAGTCTTGACTGCAGACCATCATCCGTACGATTCCAGATCTGCACTGCCTCAATTTTTTCCATAGAACCCAGATCGACTTCCCACCACGGGTCTTTCTCAGTCGCGGTATGCGTCGTGGATTTTTTCGTGTATTTACCGTCGGTGATTCCGTCGATTGCATATTCGGGTGGACCGTTGAAATCCGTGGAACTCTGTGATGCCCTGCCCTGCTCTGCGATGTTGTCCGACCCCTGAAAAATTTCGACTTCGGCAAGCGAAAGAATCTTTTTGCTGCCGACATTTGTGACTCTTACAAACCGACCTTCCAGGAGTTGTTTCTTTTTCGGAATGACCCGGGCCCGAATCCCTGTGATCACAAAATTGCCGTCGGCATGCCCTGCACCGTGCCCGGGAAGTGATTTATGCGGCAGTGTTTCAATTCGAATTGCCGCGAGTTCATTGAAATCGTCAGTCAACGGCAACTCAACAGTGTAGGAATCCCGTTCGGCAGTTGCCGAAACGAGGATAGAACCGTCCTCAAGTGTTGATGCCTCACTGCCGGAGCTGCGGGTGATCTGAGACGCGATTAGGTTTGTCCATTGCGGTGGTGAACGCACCTCTTTTTCCCACGTTTGCTGTGACTTGACCAGTTCCGGTGTGGATTGACTGAGCGTCGCACGCAGGTCCGCAATATGATTTTCCAGCCGCGATCGCTGTTCCTGCTGTTCGTCTGTATAGATCGGCAGTGTTGGCGATTCATCGCGGCGATCTGCGTCCTGAGTATTATTAAGGATTGCAAATACCTGAAAATATTCGTCTTGGGTAATCGGGTCATATTTGTGTGTGTGGCATTGAGCACACGCCATTGTTGTTCCCATCCAGACAGCGAATACTGTGTTCACGCGATCGACCACAGCAACGTTTCGAAATTCTTCGTCGATTGTACCGCCTTCACTGTTAGTCATTGTATTGCGATGAAAGGCGGTTGCGATGACCTGATCATCACTGGCTCCGGGTAACATGTCTCCGGCCATTTGTTCCACTGTAAACTGGTCGAATGGCATATTGCTGTTGATCGCTCGAATCACCCAGTCACGCCAGGCCCAGATTGTACGGGGCGGGTCGTCTGCGTATCCTGCGCTGTCAGCATAACGCGCCAGATCCAGCCATTTGCGAGCCCAGTGTTCTCCAAAACTGTCTCGCTGCAGCAACTCATCGACGAGTGTTTCATATGCGTCGAGATCTTGAGTGGCAGCAAAGGTATCTGCTTCTTCGACGGTTGGTGGTAGTCCTGTCAGATCGAGCGAAACACGCCGAATCAGTGCATAACGATCAGCCGGAGGCGATGGTTGCAGTCCGTGACTTTGCATTTGCTGCAGGGTAAAGTTGTCAATGCTGTTTTGAGCCCATGCCGATAAATCAGCGGAAGCGTCAGGCACTGAAGGTGTCTGAGGGGCAATATAGGCCCAGTGTTTGGCGTATTTCGCCCCCTGAGCTATCCACTGTTTCAGGATGTCAATTTGTATTGCGGACAGCTGGTTCTCCGAATCCGGTGGGGGCATCTGTACGTCCGGGTCCCTGGCAGTAATTCGGGCGATTATTGCACTGGCCGTAACATCTCCCGGAACTACGGCCACATCGCCTGAAGCCAGCTTTTGCTGTGCGGCCGCAGGCTGATCAAGTCGCAGGTCTGCCCGGCGAGCACTCTCGTCGGGGCCGTGGCATTGCAGGCAGGTCCTTGACAGAATTGGCCGCACGTCACGATTGAAATCGATGATATCATCGGCAACGGAGGTTGCTGCCACGGCCATAAAGAGCAAAAGCCAGGATGTTCGCATGGGTGAGCAAACCCTGTTACGGGGGCAGAGTTCAGCGGAAGATGAGGTTCGACTGCTGCCTTTAAATGGAATCAGAGAAGCGACGTGGTTGAGTCGAACCAGGTCGCGGATTACTGAGGTTAACCGGGTTGCATGCTGTATTCAATCTCCGCTTGTGTGTGTCCGTTCCACTGGTTTGATCCGGATCCGAACCAGCGGCGGGCAGACACCTGAAATTCAGTTGACTTGTCGTATTAGGCATTTGGATCGGAACAGGAGGTTTGTGCATTACTCAATCAGACGAATTCGGGAAAACCTCGATTGAGTCATCCTTCCAGCACGACCGTGCACGGTTGTTTAATGCTGTGCAATAGTTGGGGACCGGGACCACAAACCGGGCAGACTAAGAACATGTCTCAGCATATACTGGTCAGTAGAGCCGCAATTGCGACTTTGGCAGACTTGTCTAGAATCGGACACCTATGGTGCTCTTCATCTTTCGCTTTTTAAAGACTTTTGTTCTCCTGGAACGCAACGAGCATTGTCATGAGCAATTCAAATTCCTTCGGCGCCGAAGCCACACTTTCCACGTCTGCCGGAGACGTCAAATATTTTCGTCTGCGTCAGCTTGATGATGACGGTATCGGAAACATTGACAAGCTGCCGTATTCCATCAAAGTCCTGCTGGAGGCGTGTCTCCGGAACCTGGACGGGTTTATTGTCAGTAGCGAGGACGTCACGAATCTTGCAGGCTGGAACGCTGCAGCACCGGCTCAGGTTGAGCTTCCGTTTAAGCCAGGACGAGTCGTCCTGCAGGATTTTACCGGTGTGCCGGCAGTCGTTGATCTGGCCGCGCTGCGGAGTGCGATGGTTCGCATGGGGGGCGATCCGACAAAGATCAATCCGCTGGTCCCCTGTGACCTCGTCGTTGACCACAGTGTGCAGGTGGACGAATTCGCCAGTCGTTTTGCTTTGCAAAACAACGTTGAGATTGAATTTCAGCGTAATCAGGAACGTTACGAATTTCTCCGCTGGGGCCAGCAGGCATTCACTAACTTCAGTGTTGTTCCCCCGGCCACTGGAATTGTGCATCAGGTTAATCTGGAATACCTCGCGAAAGTTGTGATGGTGACTGATGGGGTCGCCTATCCGGACAGTCTGGTTGGTACCGACAGTCATACCACCATGATTAACGGTCTGGGTGTTGTCGGGTGGGGGGTCGGCGGAATCGAAGCCGAGGCCGTTATGCTGGGGCAGCCGATCTACATGCTGACTCCGGAGGTAGTCGGGTTTAAGCTGACAGGGAAGCTTCCGGAAGGTGCGACCGCAACGGATCTGGTACTCACAGTGACACAGATGCTTCGGGCGCACGGTTGTGTTGGAAAGTTTGTAGAGTTTTACGGTGAAGGGATGGCTCAGCTGGGGCTTGCCGATCGGGCTACGCTGGCGAACATGGCGCCCGAGTATGGCGCGACCATGGGCTTCTTTCCCGTAGACGGTGAAACGCTGAGGTATCTGGAACGTACAGGACGTCCGGCAGATCTGATCGACCTGGTGGAACGCTATACTAAAGAACAGGGACTGTTCCGGACCGATGAGGCGCCGGAGCCGCTGTTCAGCAGCAGTATCGAACTGGATATGGGCACGGTTGTTCCGTCATTAGCCGGGCCAAAGAGGCCTCAGGACCGTATTTTGCTTAAAGACATGCAGACGGCATGGCAAT
It includes:
- a CDS encoding DUF1553 domain-containing protein; translated protein: MRTSWLLLFMAVAATSVADDIIDFNRDVRPILSRTCLQCHGPDESARRADLRLDQPAAAQQKLASGDVAVVPGDVTASAIIARITARDPDVQMPPPDSENQLSAIQIDILKQWIAQGAKYAKHWAYIAPQTPSVPDASADLSAWAQNSIDNFTLQQMQSHGLQPSPPADRYALIRRVSLDLTGLPPTVEEADTFAATQDLDAYETLVDELLQRDSFGEHWARKWLDLARYADSAGYADDPPRTIWAWRDWVIRAINSNMPFDQFTVEQMAGDMLPGASDDQVIATAFHRNTMTNSEGGTIDEEFRNVAVVDRVNTVFAVWMGTTMACAQCHTHKYDPITQDEYFQVFAILNNTQDADRRDESPTLPIYTDEQQEQRSRLENHIADLRATLSQSTPELVKSQQTWEKEVRSPPQWTNLIASQITRSSGSEASTLEDGSILVSATAERDSYTVELPLTDDFNELAAIRIETLPHKSLPGHGAGHADGNFVITGIRARVIPKKKQLLEGRFVRVTNVGSKKILSLAEVEIFQGSDNIAEQGRASQSSTDFNGPPEYAIDGITDGKYTKKSTTHTATEKDPWWEVDLGSMEKIEAVQIWNRTDDGLQSRLRDYRIELLDAERRLVWQTAVSEPPDPSQKFPINQERDVHLSEAFADYHQEKFEPSDALTGKTGRDDGWSVGGRTLDPHQLVLLPEAAVSLEEPSTLEVIIDQNSSNVDHLLGHFRIAATADTNTVQQSRLPSEIVSLTDLTADRRSPKDSARLAQYYREHIAPELQEPRQQLDQTIAELNSMNPVTTVPVLREIIDRRRETHLQYRGNWQNTGHQVMAGVPAALHPAKAKQPGNRLALAEWIVSEANPLTARVLVNRYWEALYGRGLVRTSEDFGSQGALPTHPELLDWLAAEMIRIGWNRKAMLKQLVMSATYRQSSLLTNETATIDPDNRWLSRGPRIRLSAEMVRDQALAVSDLLSPDMYGPPVRPPQPIQGLTAAFGSSTDWTPSEGKDRYRRGLYTLWRRSNPYPSMATFDAPNREVCTVRRNTTNTPLQSLVTLNDPVYVEAAQSLARNALLHGPSRVEQITWAFRHCLIRLPTRNELQTLTRLFNDARLQLSENPEESLILATDPLGPLPENINTIDAAAMTVVGNVLLNLDEMFLKR